The DNA region CGAGATCAGGTCGCCCTCCTGCAGCACCCGGTCACCGGGGATGCCGTGCACGACCTCGTTGTTCACCGAGGCGCAGATCACTCCGGGGAACCAGAGCCCGCCGTGGTGGGCGCGGAAGTTCGACGTCGCGCCGTGGTCGGTGATGACCTTGTCCGCGATGTCGTTGAGCTCCTGGGTGGTAATCCCCGGGGCGACCGCCTCGCGGCACGCCTTGAGCGCCTCGGCGACGACCAGTCCGGCCGCTCGCATCTTCGCGATCTGCTCGGAGGTCTTGATCTCCACCATCTGGTCACGCCTTCCTTCGTTTCCCGCGCGGTCCTTGCCGGGCGGCCGTGCACTCGTTCCACCGTACGACGCCGCACGGCCGCGCTGCCCCGGGAAGGGCAACGCGGCCGTGGGTACGCCGCTGAAAAACTCAGCTGTCCTGCTTCAGCGCCTCGATCGCGCGGGCGGTGACCTCGTCCACCTTGCCGAGGGCCGGGATCGTCGCGATCAGGCCCTGCTGGCGGTAGTAGTCGATGATCGGCTCGGTCTCCGTGTGGTAGACCTCCAGCCGGGTCCGCACCTTGTCCTCGGTGTCGTCCGAGCGCTGGTACAGCTCGCCGCCGCACTCGTCGCAGACGCCCTCGGCCTTCGGCGGGTTGTAGTCCACGTGGAAGACGTGGCCCCCGTCGTTGCGGCACAGGCGGCGGCCGGCGATCCGCCGGACCACCTCGTCCTCGGGGACCTCCAGGTCCAGCACACCGTCGAGCTTGATGCCCTGCTCGGTGAGGAACTCGTCCAGCGCCTTGGCCTGGCCCAGGTTGCGCGGGAAGCCGTCCAGCAGGAAGCCGGCGGCGGCGTCCTCCTGGAGCATCCGGTCCTTGGCCATCCCGATCGTGACCTCGTCCGGCACCAGCCGGCCCGCGTCCATGTAGCTCTTGGCCTCGACGCCGAGCGGCGTGCCCTGGCCGATGTTGGCGCGGAAGAGGTCGCCGGTGGAGATGTGGGGAATGGACAGGGTCTTGGCCAGGACGTGCGCCTGAGTACCCTTCCCTGCCCCGGGAGGCCCGACGAGGACGATACGCATCAGCGGAGGAACCCTTCGTAATTGCGCTGCTGGAGCTGGCTCTCGATCTGCTTCACAGTTTCGAGTCCGACGCCGACGACGATGAGGACGCTGGTGCCGCCGAACGGGAAGTTGGTCTGCTGTCCGAAGGCGACCAGGGCGATCATCGGGATCAACGCGATCAGGCCCAGGTAGAGCGAACCCGGCCACGTGATGCGGGTGAGCACGTAGTTCAGGTACTCGGCCGTCGGACGGCCGGCCCGGATACCCGGGATGAACCCACCATACTTCTTCATGTTGTCGGCAACTTCTTCGGGGTTGAAGGAGATGGCGACGTAGAAGAAGGCGAAGAAGACGATCAGCAGGAAGTACGTGGCCATGTAGACCGGGTGGTCACCGCGGACGAAGTGCTGGTTGATCCAGACCGCCCAGCCCGACTGGCTGTTGGTCAGCTGGACCACCAGGGCCGGGATGTACAGCAGCGACGAGGCGAAGATGACCGGGATGACACCGGCCTGGTTCACCTTGAGGGGAATGTAGGTCGATGTGCCGCCGAACGCCCGGCGGCCGATCATCCGCTTCGCGTACTGGACCGGGATCCGGCGCTGTGCCTGCTCGACGAAGATGACGAGCATCACAACGATGACGCCGATCGCGATGACGGAGAGGAACTCCACCCAGCCGCCGCCGATGGTGCCGGAACCCTTGATGGCCCACATCGAGGTCGGGAACTGCGCCGCGATCGAGGTGAAGATCAGCAGCGACATGCCGTTGCCGATGCCGCGGTCGGTGATCAGCTCGCCCAGCCACATGATCACCGTGGTGCCGGCGGTCATGGTCAGGACCATCACGGCGATCCGGAAGACCCCGGTGTCCGGCACGATCTGGTTGGCGTAGACGCAGCCGGAGAACAGCGCGCCGCTGGAGGCCGTCGCCACGATGCCGGTGCCCTGGAGCACCGCGAGCGCGATGGTCAGGTACCGGGTGTACTGCGTGATCTTCGCGGTACCGGCCTGGCCCTCCTTCTTCAGCGCCTCAAGCCGCGGGATCACGACGGTGAGGAGCTGGAGGATGATGCTCGCCGTGATGTACGGCATGATGCCGAGGGCGAAGATCGTC from Kitasatospora sp. NBC_00458 includes:
- a CDS encoding adenylate kinase, which translates into the protein MRIVLVGPPGAGKGTQAHVLAKTLSIPHISTGDLFRANIGQGTPLGVEAKSYMDAGRLVPDEVTIGMAKDRMLQEDAAAGFLLDGFPRNLGQAKALDEFLTEQGIKLDGVLDLEVPEDEVVRRIAGRRLCRNDGGHVFHVDYNPPKAEGVCDECGGELYQRSDDTEDKVRTRLEVYHTETEPIIDYYRQQGLIATIPALGKVDEVTARAIEALKQDS
- the secY gene encoding preprotein translocase subunit SecY gives rise to the protein MLSAFARAFQTPDLRKKLLFTLGIMVLFRLGSHIPVPGVDFQAVHACIKETKNNGLFGLVNLFSGGALLQLTIFALGIMPYITASIILQLLTVVIPRLEALKKEGQAGTAKITQYTRYLTIALAVLQGTGIVATASSGALFSGCVYANQIVPDTGVFRIAVMVLTMTAGTTVIMWLGELITDRGIGNGMSLLIFTSIAAQFPTSMWAIKGSGTIGGGWVEFLSVIAIGVIVVMLVIFVEQAQRRIPVQYAKRMIGRRAFGGTSTYIPLKVNQAGVIPVIFASSLLYIPALVVQLTNSQSGWAVWINQHFVRGDHPVYMATYFLLIVFFAFFYVAISFNPEEVADNMKKYGGFIPGIRAGRPTAEYLNYVLTRITWPGSLYLGLIALIPMIALVAFGQQTNFPFGGTSVLIVVGVGLETVKQIESQLQQRNYEGFLR